In the genome of Columba livia isolate bColLiv1 breed racing homer chromosome 1, bColLiv1.pat.W.v2, whole genome shotgun sequence, the window TCCACAGAACTTTGCTGCTCTGTTCCTTGTGGATACAAGGAAAGTccctgaagaacaaaaaaagctagaagagaaaggcagaaaaaaaagtgagtcCTGTTCCCCGGACACATTATCAAGGGAGGGCCATCATTCTTCAGAGTAAACAGTATTTTGCAAGGAAATATATTGAGGGCAAGGAAATTCGAAAAACAACTGCAGCAATTTTGTTGTAACTGCTGGAACAGATGCTTTATGTCATCCACTCACCAAGAGACATCTGTGTGTGTAAATACAGGCTATCCCAGAGAGTTCTGCCAAGTTACCAGTGCAATCTTCTGcccaagaaaagaaagcaagagactGTTAGTTACCTGAGTCCTGTGAGCAGCTGAAACCTGtctctcctgtgctgctgctgtttcctaATGGCCGTCCACCTGCCATGAGGGCAGTGAGATGAGGAGATAGTCCCAAATCTGCAAGAGTTTTGTTCTTGTTACACAATGAATGTTTAAAGGATCTGCAGTAGTAAAAACCCATTCCAGTAATACCCACTCTACTGCCTTAATTGTTATTCTATGTATAGAACTTACCTTGCTGATCCAGAGCACACCGCTTCTGGACTTCCCATCTTAGAAACCCAGACAGCAGCTTTCAGGTATCCCTGGAGTCTTTCCATATGGCAAATATTCTTTCTACCTGCACCATCTCCCTCCCACTCGTTTTGCAATTGCATATGTTTTATCAGCCAGACAGGCTGATAGAGACAGGGATATTTGCCAGACACCTTCTAGAGAGAGAATAACCTGGTAGCCACCAGCAGCTGCAACAGGCCCTTAGCATGGCAGGAAGCTCATGAGCAAGGCTGTAGCACCAAGATGCCTGGCTTCTTTCAAACCCCCAAAAGAAGAAGGGAACGATTCTCACAAAGTTGCTCTCTTTGGATGCcactttgagattttttttttgtgggtttggctGGGGACTTTCCCCCCCCGCTCCCTATCAGCCTCTAGCAAAGACACCTGATAAATTTGAAGCACTCAGCTTCTTCTCACTTGGAAAGAAATTTCCCTCCCCACCTCAGTTCCCAATGTATTCGTCCATAACATACCCTGGACACAGACTTGCCAAAGGAAGAAGTGTTAGAGAGCCCTTGCAGCTTGTGATGTAGCTGCAGAACTTTCATTTAGACAGAGTCCCAGTGATTCCAGGTTGCAGAAAAGACAGCGGATGCCTTGCTGCTCTCCCTTTCCTTCTGCATTTAGATCTTACTTCATAATTAAATAACTTCAGTTCCTGCCACTGCATGAAACATGGCAAGGGACCCCATGAAGATGTCTTATTTTTGGAAGCTTCTCAACAGGACCAggaaagtgattaaaaaaaaatcagagttcCATTGCATTgctacttaaaaacaaacaaaaaaaccacaccaaactGAGCAACTGAAACTCTCAGCCTTCAACCTGGGCAGACTTTCAACACTTCTACTCTTTTACACAGTTTTACTCTATGATCTTTTCTTTACCACCATTAAGGCTAAGAACTGAGTTTATGGAAATAGTAAGACCAGTGTAACTTCAGTGACTCTCAAAGAGTTGCAGCATAAAGCCAGGCATCAAAGAAAAAGTGCTACTATTGGTAGTGGTCCAACCTGGAGAACACAAAATAGTAGGCatgtgaaaagaagaaattcagagagaagaaaataaattattaaccTCATCACTATGCCTTATCCTGCACAGAAAATTTTACTAGAGTAGGAGAAAGAGGTTAActaccacaaaaaacaaacaaaacccccccaaCATTATTTCAAGTGTCTGTGATAACCCCAACAAAAGACTATGGAAACCACCAGAAACGTCCTACCTTGTTTACAGAGCCCTGAGACATGCCGAGAACATGCAGGCATTAAGCATTACTTACTAGTATTGAGGAAGAATGACTCTTGCAGCCACACGTCTTACCTGTGATCCTATTGGAAATGCTGAATAACCTCGACGTCCTATGCCGCTGAACAAAGGGCTCACGATAATACCGATCCCCAAAGCACATTCCTAATAGTTCCTTGCGCACCGTCTTGTTCCACAGTCCATAAATCAGTGGGTGGCAAATGGCACTGGAAAAGGACAACCACGTAGCCAATGTCTCCACGGCAGGGGAAATACTATTTTTACCCCAAAGCGCCTCTGATGTAATTACTACCATGTAAGGCCCCCATGTAATCACGAAAGCACCGATGACAACCAAGATGGTTATGAAAGCTTTGCACTGGTTGGCTGAGTAGACAACCCCTTGGAAAGCGTTCCTTCGGCTGCCAGAAGAAGATGTGGAGGTGCTGGAGTTCTTCCTCCCATTCCTCTGGGAGTCCTCCTCCACAATGACGACACTACCACAGTGGATTTTACGGGCCTTAATCCTTGCCACGCGGAATATGAATCCATAGCAGATCATCATGACCATGAAAGGCAGCAAGGCACACCAGATCTGCCAGAAGGCAGTGTAGCCAGCCTCTTTATGCCAGGCCGCCACACACATCCACTTGAACTGGTCGAACTCCAAAGATGACCAGCCAAAAAGGGGAGGGAGGCAGCCGATGAGGGAATGTAGCCACACGTACACAAGAGCTACCACTGCTCTGTTGCCTGTTATCTTCATTGGGTAAACCATCGGGTACAGGACAGCATAGTACCTGGTGGACAAGAAAGAGTCAACAGGGGCACAAAAGACACATAGTAAAAAAAGACCTTATTTTAATGATGTTGATATCTAGTTCTTTCCTCTAAACCTCAAAGCAGGCTCAGGGACactgtttataaaaataattacatgtaaaaatacatatcacagaatcacagaatgttagggattggaagggacttcaaaagatcatctcgtccaatccccctgctggagcaggaacacccagatgaggttacacaggaatgtgtccaggtgggttttgaatgtctacagagtaggagactccacaagccccctgggcagtctgttccagtgctctgttacccttactgagaagtttcttctcaaatttaagtggaaccttttgtgttccaatttgaacccattaccctcATTATCCATAACCCATAACCCATTATAATTGCAGGCAAGGCTGTAAAGCTTGTCTGAAGGCACACATGCAGCTAATAAATCTGTCTCTATGTGTGCATGCCTGCTTGGGGTATAATCTGGAATTTTaagtcattatttcttctttctcaagtAGTACGTTATTATACCACAAATAGcttaaaaaatactttacaTGCATGTCCGCATTTTAAATTACTGATGACACCACTTTCTTCTGTATCAAAATTTCACAAGGGGCTGAAGGAAAAATGACACTACAACGGTACGCAGCATTATCCACTTCAGTCCTTCTCAACCTTATGAATAGCCAATGAGCCATTCTATGGAATGACCAGGCAATTCATTACCCTTCGTTAGAAAAGAGCTGCTTACCTGTCTATAGCTATGAGTCCAAGAGTCAGCATGCTGGCTGAGCTGATCAGCATGTAGAGCAGCGCTGAGAAATTGCACCAAACAACTCCAAAAATCCATTCTCGCCTGATGGAGCTGGTGACAACAAAAGGCAGCACCAGTACAGAGAGCAGAAAGTTGGAGAGGGTCAGGCTGAACACAAACTTGTTGCTCAACGTGAGAAGGTAAGACTTCCGATAGAGGGT includes:
- the GPR161 gene encoding G-protein coupled receptor 161 isoform X3, coding for MVSCILQHVLAAPALHALTMSGNSSLSNVKVLRNLTTPEDGAVRVTESIAIIVIAIFICLGNLVIVVTLYRKSYLLTLSNKFVFSLTLSNFLLSVLVLPFVVTSSIRREWIFGVVWCNFSALLYMLISSASMLTLGLIAIDRYYAVLYPMVYPMKITGNRAVVALVYVWLHSLIGCLPPLFGWSSLEFDQFKWMCVAAWHKEAGYTAFWQIWCALLPFMVMMICYGFIFRVARIKARKIHCGSVVIVEEDSQRNGRKNSSTSTSSSGSRRNAFQGVVYSANQCKAFITILVVIGAFVITWGPYMVVITSEALWGKNSISPAVETLATWLSFSSAICHPLIYGLWNKTVRKELLGMCFGDRYYREPFVQRHRTSRLFSISNRITDLGLSPHLTALMAGGRPLGNSSSTGETGFSCSQDSGTETMLLEDYSSDGLHVPHCIYPPRRRSSVTFEDEVEQIKGGFREAANNSVLHVKAEVHKSLDSYASSLARAIEADVKISLFGESALPGALFPVRTLPGSSMNTRRGIRPHASQRLQLQSIDEGGI
- the GPR161 gene encoding G-protein coupled receptor 161 isoform X2 codes for the protein MFLSVVLLLAAQHVLAAPALHALTMSGNSSLSNVKVLRNLTTPEDGAVRVTESIAIIVIAIFICLGNLVIVVTLYRKSYLLTLSNKFVFSLTLSNFLLSVLVLPFVVTSSIRREWIFGVVWCNFSALLYMLISSASMLTLGLIAIDRYYAVLYPMVYPMKITGNRAVVALVYVWLHSLIGCLPPLFGWSSLEFDQFKWMCVAAWHKEAGYTAFWQIWCALLPFMVMMICYGFIFRVARIKARKIHCGSVVIVEEDSQRNGRKNSSTSTSSSGSRRNAFQGVVYSANQCKAFITILVVIGAFVITWGPYMVVITSEALWGKNSISPAVETLATWLSFSSAICHPLIYGLWNKTVRKELLGMCFGDRYYREPFVQRHRTSRLFSISNRITDLGLSPHLTALMAGGRPLGNSSSTGETGFSCSQDSGTETMLLEDYSSDGLHVPHCIYPPRRRSSVTFEDEVEQIKEAANNSVLHVKAEVHKSLDSYASSLARAIEADVKISLFGESALPGALFPVRTLPGSSMNTRRGIRPHASQRLQLQSIDEGGI
- the GPR161 gene encoding G-protein coupled receptor 161 isoform X1, coding for MFLSVVLLLAAQHVLAAPALHALTMSGNSSLSNVKVLRNLTTPEDGAVRVTESIAIIVIAIFICLGNLVIVVTLYRKSYLLTLSNKFVFSLTLSNFLLSVLVLPFVVTSSIRREWIFGVVWCNFSALLYMLISSASMLTLGLIAIDRYYAVLYPMVYPMKITGNRAVVALVYVWLHSLIGCLPPLFGWSSLEFDQFKWMCVAAWHKEAGYTAFWQIWCALLPFMVMMICYGFIFRVARIKARKIHCGSVVIVEEDSQRNGRKNSSTSTSSSGSRRNAFQGVVYSANQCKAFITILVVIGAFVITWGPYMVVITSEALWGKNSISPAVETLATWLSFSSAICHPLIYGLWNKTVRKELLGMCFGDRYYREPFVQRHRTSRLFSISNRITDLGLSPHLTALMAGGRPLGNSSSTGETGFSCSQDSGTETMLLEDYSSDGLHVPHCIYPPRRRSSVTFEDEVEQIKGGFREAANNSVLHVKAEVHKSLDSYASSLARAIEADVKISLFGESALPGALFPVRTLPGSSMNTRRGIRPHASQRLQLQSIDEGGI
- the GPR161 gene encoding G-protein coupled receptor 161 isoform X4 — protein: MVSCILQHVLAAPALHALTMSGNSSLSNVKVLRNLTTPEDGAVRVTESIAIIVIAIFICLGNLVIVVTLYRKSYLLTLSNKFVFSLTLSNFLLSVLVLPFVVTSSIRREWIFGVVWCNFSALLYMLISSASMLTLGLIAIDRYYAVLYPMVYPMKITGNRAVVALVYVWLHSLIGCLPPLFGWSSLEFDQFKWMCVAAWHKEAGYTAFWQIWCALLPFMVMMICYGFIFRVARIKARKIHCGSVVIVEEDSQRNGRKNSSTSTSSSGSRRNAFQGVVYSANQCKAFITILVVIGAFVITWGPYMVVITSEALWGKNSISPAVETLATWLSFSSAICHPLIYGLWNKTVRKELLGMCFGDRYYREPFVQRHRTSRLFSISNRITDLGLSPHLTALMAGGRPLGNSSSTGETGFSCSQDSGTETMLLEDYSSDGLHVPHCIYPPRRRSSVTFEDEVEQIKEAANNSVLHVKAEVHKSLDSYASSLARAIEADVKISLFGESALPGALFPVRTLPGSSMNTRRGIRPHASQRLQLQSIDEGGI